The following proteins are co-located in the Echinicola sp. 20G genome:
- a CDS encoding diphthine--ammonia ligase, with amino-acid sequence MINSVFNWSGGKDSALALHHILHEKQYKVTQLMTTVNTKHDRISMHGVRRELLQAQSNAIGIPVHEILLPEMPSMSEYDQIMKSTMQELKDAKITYSIFGDIFLEDLKKYREDRLAEIGLKGHFPLWKRNTTELIHEFLDLGFKTIVVCTKAPLLSEDFVGRVIDHDFIKDLPKGVDPCGENGEFHTFVFDGPIFNKAINFELGEKVFRTYDTPKDSNDNCFSEKEETPDKVGFHYIDLIPKP; translated from the coding sequence ATGATCAATAGCGTATTCAATTGGAGCGGAGGAAAAGACAGTGCCTTGGCCTTACATCACATCTTACATGAAAAGCAGTATAAGGTCACCCAACTTATGACCACTGTCAACACAAAACATGATCGAATTTCCATGCATGGAGTAAGAAGGGAACTTCTCCAAGCGCAGTCAAATGCAATTGGCATTCCTGTCCATGAAATACTACTTCCTGAGATGCCTAGCATGTCTGAATATGACCAGATCATGAAAAGTACCATGCAAGAGTTAAAAGACGCAAAAATCACGTACAGCATATTTGGTGATATTTTTTTGGAGGACCTGAAAAAATACCGTGAAGATCGATTGGCAGAGATAGGCTTAAAAGGACACTTCCCTCTTTGGAAAAGAAACACCACTGAACTGATCCATGAATTTCTTGATCTTGGATTCAAGACCATAGTGGTTTGTACCAAAGCACCATTGCTTTCTGAAGATTTTGTAGGTAGAGTCATAGACCATGATTTTATCAAAGATCTGCCTAAGGGTGTAGATCCCTGTGGAGAAAATGGTGAGTTTCACACCTTTGTTTTTGATGGCCCTATTTTCAACAAAGCCATCAATTTCGAATTGGGAGAAAAGGTTTTTAGAACCTATGACACTCCAAAAGACAGCAATGACAATTGTTTTTCTGAAAAGGAAGAAACACCCGATAAAGTAGGTTTTCATTATATTGACCTAATTCCCAAACCATGA
- a CDS encoding adenosylcobinamide-GDP ribazoletransferase, translating to MKKELHAFLTAVMFYTRIPCPSWVDHSEEYLIYSRKYFPLIGWIVGGLSGLTVIGLLNILSINLAVILSIAVSIITTGAFHEDGFADTMDGFGGGWTKEKILTIMKDSRLGTYGSIGLLIMIPLKFLALIELVSWAETNAFSFDFYQVILACFISGHSVSRFMALTFFKSHEYAKINDNIGSKSKPIAKGELPLIDLFIASVFGLLPLALFENYAVFLALLPCFVAKWWLGKWFNKWIGGYTGDCLGAVQQVTEVVFYLSILVIWKFT from the coding sequence ATGAAGAAAGAATTACACGCTTTCTTAACAGCAGTAATGTTCTATACCAGAATCCCTTGCCCGTCTTGGGTGGATCACTCCGAGGAGTATTTGATTTATTCTCGCAAATATTTCCCACTGATCGGTTGGATTGTAGGTGGTCTTTCTGGCTTGACAGTTATAGGCCTTTTGAACATACTGTCCATCAACCTTGCCGTAATATTGTCCATTGCCGTTTCCATCATCACAACAGGTGCCTTTCATGAAGATGGTTTTGCTGATACCATGGATGGTTTTGGAGGTGGATGGACCAAAGAAAAGATCCTCACCATCATGAAGGACAGCAGGTTAGGAACTTATGGATCCATCGGACTGCTCATCATGATTCCATTGAAATTCCTCGCACTTATTGAATTAGTGAGTTGGGCCGAAACGAATGCTTTTTCCTTTGATTTTTACCAAGTGATCTTGGCCTGTTTTATTTCTGGCCATTCGGTCAGTAGATTTATGGCCCTGACCTTTTTCAAAAGTCATGAATATGCCAAGATCAATGATAATATCGGCAGTAAATCCAAGCCTATAGCCAAGGGAGAGTTACCCCTCATCGACTTATTTATAGCCTCAGTATTTGGACTGCTCCCACTTGCGCTTTTCGAAAACTATGCAGTTTTCTTGGCGCTTTTACCCTGCTTTGTAGCCAAATGGTGGCTGGGGAAATGGTTCAACAAATGGATCGGTGGCTACACTGGAGATTGCCTTGGTGCCGTACAACAAGTAACCGAAGTTGTTTTCTACCTGAGTATTTTAGTAATATGGAAATTCACCTGA
- a CDS encoding ATP-binding cassette domain-containing protein, with the protein MILLKNMSFAHKKQTQLFDQMDWEVQPGQVIGLLGKNGAGKSTLLRLISGLLNPKQGEIQVNGFKPFNRSPFFLQDLMLLPEENFLPEKTRIQRYINSLAPFYPQFDRDKMTELQKAFDLPFDQKLGSMSYGQRKKLLIAFALASGCKTILLDEPTNGLDIPSKSLFRKLVTAHMQEDQTIIISTHQVKDVENLIDRAVIINQGKVIFDQDMLDIADQWHFGFSQTPSETSVYVEKSMGGHHFIAPLQPGQQASQVSLELLFNAVISNQLHLPQAVKV; encoded by the coding sequence ATGATTTTATTAAAAAACATGAGTTTTGCCCACAAAAAGCAAACTCAACTTTTCGATCAAATGGACTGGGAAGTTCAGCCTGGCCAGGTCATTGGACTTTTAGGAAAAAACGGTGCGGGAAAATCCACCTTACTGAGATTGATCAGTGGACTACTCAATCCGAAACAAGGCGAGATTCAGGTCAATGGTTTCAAGCCCTTCAACCGTTCTCCTTTCTTTTTGCAAGATTTGATGCTACTGCCAGAAGAAAACTTTCTACCAGAAAAGACACGAATCCAACGGTACATTAATTCCTTAGCGCCATTTTATCCTCAGTTTGACCGCGATAAGATGACCGAATTACAAAAAGCCTTTGACCTGCCCTTCGACCAAAAACTGGGCAGCATGTCCTATGGTCAAAGAAAGAAGTTGTTGATAGCCTTTGCTTTGGCTTCTGGCTGCAAGACCATCCTTTTGGATGAACCCACCAATGGACTGGACATTCCTTCCAAAAGCCTGTTTAGAAAGCTGGTCACTGCACACATGCAAGAAGACCAAACCATTATCATCAGCACCCATCAAGTCAAGGATGTAGAAAACCTGATTGACAGGGCCGTCATCATCAACCAGGGTAAGGTCATTTTTGATCAGGATATGCTGGATATTGCAGACCAATGGCATTTTGGATTTTCACAAACTCCATCAGAAACCAGTGTCTATGTAGAAAAAAGCATGGGAGGCCATCATTTCATTGCTCCGCTTCAACCTGGCCAACAAGCTTCCCAAGTTTCCTTGGAGCTCCTTTTTAATGCTGTGATCAGCAACCAGCTTCATTTACCACAAGCCGTGAAAGTCTGA
- a CDS encoding GntR family transcriptional regulator: MEFNESRNIFLQIADWLCEQILQSKYTPGDRVPSVREIAEEMEVNRNTAMRTYSILQDQGILDNKRGIGFFVAENAPQKIYQRQKEDFLQHELPHLVHKAKLLQLSLEDLKPLLEILKTTTNENQQ; this comes from the coding sequence ATGGAGTTTAACGAATCCAGAAACATCTTTCTTCAGATAGCCGATTGGCTTTGCGAACAGATCCTCCAGAGCAAATATACGCCAGGAGACCGGGTACCCTCTGTGCGGGAAATCGCAGAAGAAATGGAAGTCAACCGCAACACTGCCATGCGGACCTATAGCATCCTTCAGGATCAGGGCATCTTGGACAATAAACGGGGCATTGGCTTCTTTGTGGCTGAAAATGCGCCTCAAAAAATCTATCAAAGACAAAAAGAAGACTTTTTGCAACATGAGCTACCCCATTTGGTCCATAAAGCCAAACTCCTCCAACTGTCGCTAGAGGATTTAAAACCATTATTAGAAATACTTAAAACAACTACCAATGAAAACCAGCAATAA
- the cobC gene encoding alpha-ribazole phosphatase: MEIHLIRHTTPQIAKGICYGQSDIEIADTFEEEVTLIKKNLPRLNPDFAVFSSPLTRCKKLAVNFFRSPITLDSRLMELNFGEWELKAWNDIPKEEINPWMKDFVNTPCQNGESYQDLYQRCVDFLTELKSSDVQQAVIITHAGPIRAMNAYLNNIDLKDSFDLKVDYGQVITFSMNKLIKQ, translated from the coding sequence ATGGAAATTCACCTGATCAGACATACTACTCCTCAAATTGCAAAGGGGATTTGCTATGGACAATCAGATATTGAAATTGCCGACACTTTCGAGGAAGAAGTTACTCTTATTAAGAAAAACCTTCCCCGTTTGAATCCTGACTTTGCTGTTTTTAGCAGTCCATTAACAAGATGTAAAAAACTGGCCGTAAACTTCTTTCGTTCCCCTATCACTTTGGACAGTAGGTTAATGGAGTTGAATTTTGGAGAATGGGAGCTAAAAGCATGGAATGACATTCCCAAAGAAGAAATCAACCCTTGGATGAAGGACTTTGTCAATACTCCCTGCCAAAACGGAGAATCTTATCAAGACCTCTACCAGCGCTGTGTGGATTTTCTTACTGAATTAAAAAGCTCCGATGTCCAACAAGCTGTCATCATCACTCATGCTGGACCTATCAGGGCAATGAACGCCTATCTGAACAACATAGACTTAAAAGATTCATTTGACCTGAAAGTGGACTATGGACAAGTAATTACATTTAGCATGAATAAGCTGATCAAACAATAA
- a CDS encoding SMP-30/gluconolactonase/LRE family protein, translating to MKYLLYTCLFWGLVSCAAPQESSTQSDEANPSQTDLKADRFSVEIMDKAALEIIDSAASIQVMASGFIWTEGPLWIEEGQYLLFSDIPQNKIFKMSAKGDTSTYLLHSGFAGEGFYSNEPGSNALLLNDQDELVLMQHGERRVAKMKTGLDAPKASFGSLADNYQGQRLNSPNDGVFDAAGNLYFTDPPYGLPPEYAGKELSFQGIYCLKNTGELVLMDSLSRPNGIDLSPDGRKLYVANSDEKHAVWYQYDVVEAGKVNNKKLFYEVTDLIQSGGGNGLPDGLEVSREGFVFATGPGGLWIFSPEGKALARIHTGQLTSNIAFTPDQKQIYLTAHQDILRVDLK from the coding sequence ATGAAATACCTGTTGTATACTTGTTTGTTTTGGGGACTTGTTTCCTGTGCTGCTCCCCAAGAGTCTTCGACACAATCTGATGAGGCAAATCCGTCTCAAACTGATCTGAAAGCTGATCGCTTTTCGGTAGAAATAATGGATAAGGCCGCTTTGGAGATCATTGATTCTGCGGCATCCATTCAGGTAATGGCGAGTGGCTTTATATGGACAGAAGGCCCTTTATGGATAGAAGAGGGGCAGTACCTGCTCTTTTCGGATATTCCCCAGAATAAGATCTTTAAAATGAGTGCAAAAGGGGATACCTCTACCTATTTGCTACATTCGGGTTTTGCTGGAGAAGGGTTCTACAGCAACGAACCTGGTTCCAATGCCTTGTTGCTAAATGATCAGGATGAATTGGTGTTGATGCAGCATGGAGAAAGGAGGGTAGCCAAGATGAAGACGGGACTGGATGCTCCAAAGGCTAGTTTTGGAAGTTTGGCCGATAACTACCAAGGTCAGCGTTTAAATAGTCCCAATGATGGGGTTTTTGATGCAGCAGGCAATCTTTATTTTACAGATCCTCCTTATGGACTTCCTCCGGAATATGCTGGAAAGGAACTGAGTTTTCAGGGGATTTATTGTTTGAAGAATACGGGCGAGTTGGTCTTGATGGATTCACTTTCCCGACCCAATGGCATCGACTTGTCTCCGGATGGACGAAAATTATATGTGGCCAATTCTGACGAGAAACATGCTGTTTGGTACCAGTATGATGTGGTGGAAGCTGGAAAAGTAAATAATAAAAAGTTGTTTTATGAGGTGACGGATTTAATTCAATCCGGAGGGGGTAATGGTTTACCGGATGGACTGGAAGTAAGCCGAGAAGGCTTTGTATTTGCTACTGGCCCTGGAGGTCTTTGGATCTTTAGCCCAGAAGGCAAGGCCTTGGCCAGGATCCACACCGGACAACTAACCTCCAATATTGCCTTTACCCCAGACCAAAAACAAATTTACCTTACTGCTCATCAGGATATTTTAAGGGTAGATTTAAAGTGA
- a CDS encoding bifunctional adenosylcobinamide kinase/adenosylcobinamide-phosphate guanylyltransferase produces the protein MVHYITGGERSGKSRYAQTLAEAESFPLYYLATSRIWDDDFQKRVDRHLADRDERWTTIEEDKFLGTVDIKDKIVVIDCVTLWLTNWYADTKNDVAECLEKCKAELDLFFKNAQKSTVFIISNEIGMGLHAQTEVGRKFTELQGWINQYIAQKADKATFMVSGLPIKLK, from the coding sequence ATGGTACACTACATTACAGGAGGAGAAAGATCAGGAAAAAGTCGATATGCACAAACGCTGGCAGAAGCAGAGTCTTTCCCTCTCTATTATTTGGCTACTTCACGGATTTGGGATGATGATTTCCAAAAAAGAGTGGATAGGCATCTGGCAGACAGGGATGAAAGATGGACCACCATTGAGGAAGATAAATTCTTGGGGACGGTGGATATCAAGGACAAAATAGTGGTCATAGACTGCGTCACACTTTGGTTAACCAATTGGTATGCAGATACGAAAAATGATGTGGCTGAATGTCTGGAAAAATGCAAAGCAGAATTGGATCTATTTTTCAAAAATGCCCAAAAAAGCACTGTTTTCATTATTTCCAATGAAATAGGGATGGGCCTGCACGCACAAACAGAAGTGGGCAGAAAGTTTACCGAACTGCAAGGATGGATCAATCAGTATATTGCTCAAAAAGCGGACAAGGCCACTTTTATGGTTTCAGGGCTCCCCATTAAACTCAAATAA
- a CDS encoding GIN domain-containing protein produces the protein MKTSNKILLGFALLTLIVLTTCFVVAHSYSKRPGLDYRDIVQLKEEVLSENFSSIKILTPTHITITKSETSKVLFKGLRDTLSSELNHHVWIENDTCYISRKTNEQSPTQFILIDVKNLENIDMAKNSIVAVHGNYNALNIENRGGRLDMNHDIKVKRLHLMATGQSKNHILLADSLSGSLDQAEADLQNITTSINLKMTKSRLSIRNAPNHVNIEKDNSSKVNAN, from the coding sequence ATGAAAACCAGCAATAAAATCCTATTAGGCTTTGCACTACTGACATTGATCGTCCTGACCACCTGTTTTGTGGTCGCCCATAGCTATTCTAAAAGACCCGGATTGGATTATAGGGACATCGTTCAACTGAAAGAAGAGGTATTATCTGAGAATTTTTCAAGTATTAAAATTCTAACCCCAACACATATCACAATTACCAAAAGCGAAACTTCTAAAGTACTTTTCAAAGGTCTTAGAGATACTCTTTCAAGTGAATTAAACCATCATGTCTGGATAGAAAATGATACCTGCTATATCAGTCGCAAAACTAATGAGCAAAGTCCTACCCAGTTTATATTGATTGATGTAAAAAACTTGGAAAATATTGATATGGCTAAAAATAGTATAGTAGCTGTCCATGGTAATTACAATGCCTTAAATATTGAAAACCGCGGGGGTAGGTTGGATATGAACCATGACATAAAAGTGAAGAGGCTACATCTTATGGCAACGGGACAATCCAAAAATCATATCCTACTTGCTGATAGTTTATCTGGTTCATTAGATCAAGCTGAAGCTGATCTCCAGAATATCACTACGTCTATCAACTTAAAGATGACAAAGAGTAGATTATCTATTAGAAACGCTCCTAATCATGTAAATATCGAAAAAGATAACAGTTCAAAAGTAAACGCAAATTAA
- the cobT gene encoding nicotinate-nucleotide--dimethylbenzimidazole phosphoribosyltransferase has product MIDFNITPINLEIKEKLQSKIDGKTKPIGALGQLEELALQIGLIQQSTSPELKKPHIVVFAGDHGIAKTGLVNPYPQEVTFQMVMNFILGGAAINVLAKQNNIAIKVVDAGVNHDFGNLPGLVNAKIALGTKNYLEEPAMSAEQANKAIQKGANIVEEIFTNGCNVIGFGEMGIGNTSSAALIMHYICDTPLENCVGKGTGTNIKQQENKLQTLKKAVYKHKDINIEDHFSILTTFGGLEIAQICGGMLKAAEKKMTILVDGFITTAALLIASKINPNILPYCIFTHCSDEKGHQAMLEFLNSKPILQLNMRLGEGSGAAVAYPIVLAACTFLNQMASFESAGVSQAK; this is encoded by the coding sequence ATGATCGACTTCAATATCACGCCCATTAACTTAGAAATAAAAGAAAAGCTTCAGTCCAAAATTGATGGTAAAACAAAGCCTATTGGTGCACTTGGACAGCTGGAAGAGCTGGCCCTTCAAATCGGCCTGATACAGCAAAGCACCAGTCCAGAATTGAAGAAACCACATATTGTTGTTTTTGCCGGAGACCATGGTATTGCAAAAACCGGATTGGTCAATCCTTATCCGCAGGAAGTCACTTTTCAGATGGTCATGAATTTTATCTTAGGAGGAGCAGCCATCAATGTTTTGGCCAAACAGAATAATATTGCCATCAAAGTAGTGGATGCCGGGGTAAATCATGACTTTGGGAATCTCCCCGGTTTGGTCAATGCAAAAATTGCCTTGGGCACCAAAAACTACCTTGAAGAACCTGCCATGAGTGCAGAACAGGCTAATAAAGCCATCCAAAAGGGAGCTAACATTGTAGAAGAGATTTTCACAAATGGCTGTAACGTCATTGGTTTTGGCGAAATGGGTATTGGTAATACTTCTTCTGCGGCACTTATCATGCATTACATATGTGATACTCCACTTGAAAACTGCGTAGGTAAGGGCACTGGCACTAATATTAAACAACAAGAAAACAAACTTCAAACCCTAAAAAAAGCAGTTTATAAACATAAAGACATCAACATTGAGGATCATTTTTCTATTTTGACTACTTTTGGAGGTCTAGAGATAGCACAAATTTGTGGAGGGATGCTGAAGGCTGCAGAAAAAAAAATGACAATATTGGTAGATGGTTTTATCACCACTGCCGCCCTATTGATTGCTTCAAAAATAAATCCAAATATTCTACCCTACTGTATATTCACCCACTGCTCCGATGAGAAAGGACATCAGGCAATGCTCGAATTCCTCAACTCAAAGCCTATATTGCAGCTTAACATGCGACTGGGAGAAGGTTCCGGTGCAGCCGTTGCTTACCCTATCGTTTTGGCGGCCTGTACCTTCCTCAACCAGATGGCAAGTTTTGAGTCTGCTGGAGTCAGTCAAGCCAAATAA
- a CDS encoding DUF5522 domain-containing protein: MIKEKHCPNCQQSFECTHQCWCSAFPPIVPIEKEKGCLCPDCLKQEVIQRIDSWTTPLTKEKVKTIQQMGLPKQLIEGIDYTINEAGFYVFTSWYLLRQGKCCGNGCQNCPYQKIEK; encoded by the coding sequence ATGATCAAGGAAAAGCACTGTCCCAATTGTCAGCAATCATTTGAATGCACTCACCAATGCTGGTGCAGTGCTTTTCCTCCTATTGTCCCTATTGAAAAAGAAAAGGGCTGTCTCTGTCCCGATTGCCTCAAACAAGAAGTCATCCAAAGAATTGACAGTTGGACCACTCCACTTACCAAAGAAAAAGTAAAAACGATCCAGCAAATGGGACTTCCGAAGCAATTGATTGAAGGGATTGATTATACCATCAATGAAGCCGGCTTTTATGTCTTTACTTCCTGGTACCTTTTACGCCAAGGAAAATGTTGTGGCAACGGCTGCCAAAATTGTCCCTATCAAAAAATCGAAAAATAA
- a CDS encoding phospholipase D-like domain-containing protein: MIQAYFSCSDDPVSLQERVLMELDAVLDWKEQHVQLDLMVFSFTDELIYRKLRELLLLCPRLEIRILADWGNISSDKDRKLLVLVEEGHPNLHVRLKYDFPYHWNEDSQKLEWDYKASYGFLHHKTLMVSVESEAKVMLAGSYNWTKKSNRSYENLLKITASSITDTLFDAFRNEFNAIWEGGGLSLTFFEAQEHVQMIEAANRKGYFPNPAKAIAARMVEDQFLGETRKRFIESDSLVAFSGMNPFDQKVYPGFAFPNRTRKFLLKKDGGSEKEVPLDITTVSLDIIKRAIPQTVLKVAMFALSARVAEFNALLEAARRGVQVKVILDRGAGKTTADRLQEIASREHIPITVKMGKRMMHQKYIVDFTHQNVMTGTANMTIDAIGKHAEHRFLLKNNPVAQSFSDNFDMMWERIE, translated from the coding sequence ATGATTCAAGCATATTTTTCATGCAGTGATGACCCAGTTTCCCTTCAGGAAAGGGTGTTGATGGAACTTGACGCTGTTTTGGATTGGAAAGAGCAACATGTTCAGTTGGATTTGATGGTTTTTTCATTTACGGATGAGTTGATATACAGGAAGTTGAGGGAGCTGTTGCTTTTATGCCCTCGCTTGGAAATAAGAATATTGGCAGATTGGGGTAATATATCCAGTGATAAAGACAGAAAGTTGTTGGTGCTGGTGGAGGAGGGACATCCCAATTTACATGTCCGACTTAAATATGATTTTCCTTATCATTGGAATGAAGATAGCCAGAAATTGGAATGGGATTATAAGGCCAGTTACGGTTTTTTGCACCACAAAACCTTGATGGTGAGTGTCGAGAGTGAAGCAAAGGTGATGCTGGCAGGTAGTTATAATTGGACCAAGAAATCCAATAGGAGCTATGAAAACCTGTTAAAAATCACGGCTTCATCCATTACTGATACGCTCTTTGATGCATTTAGGAACGAATTCAATGCCATTTGGGAAGGAGGTGGGCTTTCCCTTACTTTCTTTGAAGCGCAAGAGCATGTTCAAATGATCGAGGCAGCTAATCGAAAGGGATATTTTCCCAATCCCGCCAAAGCTATTGCTGCTCGAATGGTTGAAGATCAATTTTTAGGGGAAACTAGAAAAAGGTTTATAGAGAGCGATTCATTGGTGGCTTTTTCTGGAATGAATCCCTTTGACCAAAAAGTTTATCCTGGTTTTGCCTTCCCAAATAGAACCAGAAAATTTCTGTTAAAAAAAGATGGCGGCTCGGAAAAGGAAGTGCCATTGGATATCACCACGGTTTCTTTGGATATCATTAAAAGGGCCATTCCCCAAACGGTACTTAAAGTGGCGATGTTTGCCTTATCCGCCCGAGTGGCAGAATTCAATGCATTATTAGAAGCTGCGAGAAGAGGAGTGCAGGTAAAGGTTATTTTGGATAGAGGGGCTGGAAAGACCACCGCAGATCGCTTACAGGAAATAGCATCTCGAGAGCATATACCAATTACGGTAAAGATGGGCAAAAGGATGATGCATCAGAAATACATCGTTGACTTCACCCATCAAAATGTCATGACTGGAACGGCCAATATGACGATAGATGCGATAGGTAAGCATGCAGAGCATCGGTTTCTGTTGAAGAACAATCCTGTTGCGCAAAGTTTCTCCGATAATTTTGATATGATGTGGGAAAGGATTGAATGA
- a CDS encoding TonB-dependent siderophore receptor translates to MNKFIVPLQSKRGKWTTAILLSGLSLLSSNLTAQETKELEEVVVTGTKFEIPVEKSGKTIYKLDQSDIEKNAGKTVADILNEVPGIQIDGNFGAPGTNLSYFVRGASSKNTLILIDGLPINDPSDISSTFDLRLLSLSQVESIEVLKGGLSTLYGTGASAAVINIKLKSAQDKQKIAGTVDFNGGSFGTYNGNLNINGKNEKFSYMVSGNYFTSEGFTSASEEQSATPFGKDGMDRKNAMLKLGYDFSDRFHLDFVSAYDDMEADYDDNTFTDANNQQLSSQLRFGLTPSYTYAKGVIKLKSIYNQNEREFISSYPSEYKGRNLQLDLTQEHQIIEGLKGLWGLNLQQFSYEQPGDLSFDSNKFTIIDPYASLFYETNSGFNIHAGARVNTHSEYDAKFIYNVNPSYLFAVTQTISMKVLASVSTSYVTPSLYQINSPLYGNTDLNPEESLNYEQGVSFYVGDEFTLNLVHFTRDESEPIDFVSIYDDEGNYIAGQYQNTASERRVEGFEADFSWLVNQYFDMSANFAHVSTDKPETFYRIPKNKWGLAFNARPAENTQVSLKYNFTSKRTIYDWGYGGELDLDSYGLVDLFVQQGFLENKLNIYGGINNLLDEEFTAIYGYTTRGRTFSLGARFQF, encoded by the coding sequence ATGAACAAATTTATTGTTCCCTTACAGAGCAAAAGAGGAAAGTGGACCACAGCTATTCTGCTATCGGGTCTTTCCTTATTGAGTTCCAACCTTACAGCTCAGGAAACCAAAGAGCTAGAAGAAGTGGTGGTGACCGGCACCAAGTTTGAAATCCCCGTAGAAAAGTCAGGTAAAACCATCTACAAGTTAGACCAAAGTGACATTGAGAAAAATGCTGGTAAAACCGTAGCTGACATCTTGAATGAAGTACCTGGAATACAAATCGATGGTAATTTTGGTGCTCCAGGAACTAACCTTAGCTATTTTGTCCGCGGGGCAAGCAGCAAAAATACCCTTATCCTAATTGACGGGCTTCCCATCAATGATCCCTCTGATATTTCTTCCACTTTTGACCTAAGGTTGCTTTCTTTAAGTCAAGTGGAATCCATTGAGGTGCTGAAAGGTGGTCTCAGCACATTGTACGGCACAGGCGCATCCGCAGCTGTTATCAATATCAAATTAAAATCTGCACAGGACAAACAAAAGATAGCCGGTACGGTGGACTTTAATGGTGGTTCCTTTGGCACTTACAATGGCAACCTCAATATCAATGGTAAAAATGAAAAGTTTAGCTATATGGTGTCGGGCAACTATTTTACTTCAGAAGGTTTTACTTCTGCTTCGGAAGAACAGTCGGCCACTCCTTTTGGCAAAGATGGAATGGACAGAAAAAATGCCATGCTCAAACTGGGCTATGATTTTTCAGACCGTTTTCACTTGGACTTTGTCAGCGCATATGATGATATGGAAGCGGATTACGATGATAATACTTTTACCGATGCCAATAACCAACAACTTAGCAGCCAACTACGGTTTGGACTTACTCCTTCCTATACCTATGCAAAAGGGGTCATCAAACTAAAGTCAATTTACAACCAGAATGAAAGGGAATTTATCAGCTCCTACCCTTCTGAATATAAAGGCAGAAACCTACAGCTGGATCTTACCCAAGAACACCAGATCATTGAGGGATTAAAAGGGCTTTGGGGGCTAAACTTGCAGCAGTTTTCTTATGAACAGCCTGGTGACTTAAGTTTTGACAGCAACAAGTTTACCATCATAGACCCTTATGCTTCTTTGTTCTATGAAACCAACTCAGGATTCAATATTCATGCTGGCGCTAGGGTCAATACCCATTCTGAGTATGATGCTAAGTTTATTTATAATGTCAATCCCAGCTACTTGTTTGCGGTGACTCAGACTATCTCTATGAAGGTCTTGGCTTCGGTATCAACATCTTACGTTACCCCTTCCCTCTACCAGATCAACTCTCCGCTTTATGGTAACACAGACCTGAATCCAGAAGAGTCTTTAAACTATGAGCAAGGCGTTTCTTTTTACGTGGGGGATGAATTTACATTGAACCTGGTACACTTTACCCGTGATGAATCAGAGCCTATTGACTTTGTTTCCATTTATGATGATGAGGGGAATTACATTGCCGGCCAATATCAGAATACCGCCTCTGAGAGAAGAGTGGAAGGTTTTGAGGCGGACTTTTCTTGGCTGGTCAATCAGTACTTTGACATGTCTGCCAATTTTGCCCATGTCAGTACCGATAAGCCGGAGACTTTTTACAGGATCCCAAAAAATAAATGGGGACTTGCCTTCAATGCGCGCCCAGCTGAAAACACCCAAGTTTCTTTGAAATATAACTTTACCAGCAAAAGAACCATCTATGATTGGGGCTATGGTGGGGAGCTGGACTTAGATAGCTATGGTTTGGTTGATCTATTTGTACAGCAAGGCTTCTTGGAAAATAAACTCAATATCTATGGGGGTATCAACAACCTCTTGGATGAAGAGTTTACTGCAATTTATGGTTATACAACCCGAGGAAGAACTTTCAGTCTTGGAGCACGTTTTCAGTTTTAA